One window of Uloborus diversus isolate 005 chromosome 3, Udiv.v.3.1, whole genome shotgun sequence genomic DNA carries:
- the LOC129218854 gene encoding LOW QUALITY PROTEIN: GTP-binding protein 4-like (The sequence of the model RefSeq protein was modified relative to this genomic sequence to represent the inferred CDS: inserted 2 bases in 2 codons), which translates to MTHYNFKNIVVVPTVKDFTDIILSKTQRKTPTVIHKHSKISRIRAFYMRKVKFMQQNFHDKXNTIITDFPKLEDIHPFFADLMNVLYDKDHYKLALGQLSTARHLIDNVAKDYCRLMKYGDSLYWCKLLKKAALGRMATIMKRQNQSLQYLEQVCQHIFRLPSIDPYTRTLLICGFPNVGKSSFINKITRAEVDVQPYAFTTKSLFVGHTDYKYLRWQVIDSPGILDHPLEDRNTIKMQAITALAHLRACIIFVIDPSEQCNHXIEELIELFSSIKPLFLNKPTATVANKSDIIQVEELPAEKKQKIEALKEEGFLFLHMKTLSGERVIELRNAACDCLLAHRVEVKMKGKKAAGILNRLQVLEPKPRDDKLRLPSVPAKVLEKKQQMDVDSKKDKKLERDIEMELGDDYILDLKKNHVIPDDQKYDVIPELWEGHSIADFIDPELINEKTFSKIKEKFIKFFENRTILSHRQQQFSNCCQNPGESVRSFSSRVSNLTVNYFGVQNTTKENAGPIVDQTKLAKFLEGLQSPLKRLALNRNPSTFEDAVENALLDEINMQFTDETGNCNNCTSEPQNALETKLTQILDKQSEISNHMISTLTNHIQKMSLQNQEASLA; encoded by the exons ATGACACATTACAACTTCAAAAACATCGTGGTTGTTCCAACTGTGAAAGACTTCACGGACATTATTTTGTCGAAAACTCAACGGAAGACTCCTACGGTGATTCACAAACATTCTAAGATATCAAGAATCAGAGCGTTTTATATGCGAAAAGTCAAGTTCATGCAGCAAAATTTTCATGATA TAAACACAATCATTACAGATTTCCCCAAACTAGAGGACATACACCCATTTTTTGCAGATTTAATGAATGTTCTTTATGATAAAGATCATTACAAATTAGCATTAGGCCAACTAAGTACTGCTCGGCATTTAATTGACAATGTTGCTAAGGATTATTGCCGTCTCATGAAATATGGAGATTCTCTTTACTGGTGTAAACTATTGAAGAAAGCTGCCCTTGGAAGGATGGCAACTATAATGAAGCGTCAGAATCAAAGTCTTCAATATTTGGAGCAAGTCTGTCAGCATATATTTCGTTTGCCATCTATAGATCCCTATACACGTACTCTGCTCATTTGTGGATTTCCTAATGTTGGAAAGTCCAGTTTCATAAACAAGATTACAAGAGCAGAAGTTGATGTACAACCTTATGCCTTTACGACCAAATCATTGTTTGTGGGTCACACAGATTACAAATATTTGCGATGGCAGGTGATAGATAGTCCTGGTATTCTTGATCATCCACTTGAAGACAGAAATACAATTAAAATGCAAGCAATCACAGCTTTAGCTCATCTGCGTGCATGTATTATATTTGTTATCGACCCTTCTGAACAATGTAATC TCATTGAAGAACTGATAGAGCTTTTCAGCAGTATTAAACCTCTGTTTTTAAACAAGCCAACAGCAACTGTTGCTAACAAATCAGATATTATACAAGTAGAAGAGTTACCTgctgaaaaaaagcaaaaaattgagGCTTTAAAGGAAGAGGGTTTCCTATTTTTGCATATGAAAACTTTAAGTGGTGAAAGAGTCATTGAATTGAGAAATGCGGCTTGTGATTGCTTATTGGCTCATCGTGTAGAAGTAAAAATGAAAGGGAAGAAAGCTGCTGGAATTTTAAATAGGCTGCAAGTTCTTGAACCTAAACCAAGAGATGACAAATTAAGGCTGCCTTCTGTTCCTGCAAAAGTTCTGGAAAAGAAACAACAAATGGATGTTGACTCTAAGAAAGACAAGAAATTGGAGCGAGATATAGAAATGGAACTTGGTGATGATTATATCCTTGACTTGAAAAAGAATCATGTCATTCCTGATGACCAGAAGTATGATGTCATTCCTGAACTCTGGGAAGGACATAGTATTGCAGATTTCATTGATCCAGAATTGatcaatgaaaaaacattttcgaaaattaaggaaaaattcatTAAGTTTTTCGAAAATAGAACAATTTTAAGTCATCGTCAACAACAATTTTCCAACTGTTGCCAAAATCCTGGCGAGTCGGTTCGAAGCTTTTCCTCTAGAGTTTCTAATTTAACTGTAAATTATTTCGGTGTTCAAAATACCACTAAAGAAAATGCAGGACCAATAGTCGATCAGAcaaaactagcaaaatttctaGAAGGATTGCAATCGCCTCTTAAACGTTTGGCATTAAACAGAAATCCATCTACATTTGAGGACGCTGTAGAAAACGCCCTCTTAGATGAGATAAATATGCAATTCACTGATGAAACTGGAAATTGTAATAACTGCACATCTGAACCTCAAAATGCCCTGGAAACTAAACTTACACAAATTCTTGATAAACAATCCGAAATTTCAAATCACATGATTAGTACGCTCACCAACCACATTCAGAAAATGAGTCTGCAAAATCA